In Cucurbita pepo subsp. pepo cultivar mu-cu-16 chromosome LG10, ASM280686v2, whole genome shotgun sequence, the DNA window AGGCAATCTATTGTTTTTTAACCATCTTTATTGACATCATAAGTTGCTATCATATCATGTGTAATGTTATTGGGCTTGGTTTATACGTAGTTGAATGTTTTGTGATTTATAAATGCCTTCTTTCTTGTggagttttcattttttttcattgaataCGAGACGGGTTTCTATTGGCTAATTGAATCCTCTTTGGGACTAGTTGAATGTGTTAATCACGATCTGCTGCAAACCTATCCTGTCTATTATAAGCCTGGTAGcatttttttcctcctttgaaattaattttaattttgtttcaggTGTAGTTTGTATGGTTCATTTGCTCCTCGTGCAATTGGTTACTTTGCAGGCGATCACATTGCCCACATTAAATATACAGTCTTACTAATGCCTAATGGATCTGATCGAATTACTTCTCATGCAATGCAACAACTTCAGCCCACAAAAAGCTGGTGATGATCCGGAAATTAAGACCTGGTTATCCCACAAAAACTGTTGATGATTCGGAAATTAAGACCTGGTTATCCCACAAAAACTGTTGATGATTCGGAAATTAAGACCTGGTTATCCCACAAAAACTGTGGACTCCATTGTTAGCATGCATGATTAGAAGATTATTGAACCAAGTTTTCTTAACAGGCTGGGCTAATGGATTCAACATCGCAGGAATGGAATGAATTACTCCTTTTGATCTGCTTCCTCCTTTCCATCCTTTCAATTATGGcactgttttcttcttttgattgtATGTTTAACAGAACTTATCTTTAACTGTGTGGGGAAGCCTACtcaaaagtccaaagagactGTACTTCTAGCGATTGGCTTGGATTGATACACTTGTTCAATGTAGAATTTTAGACACTAAATTACGTCTTCATGTATCATCTACATATTGTTATTGGCTTAGTATACAACTTAGATCAATAAACAAACATGTGCAAggtcttatttatttattctaaaaatagtGGGTTCCATTCCATACATTTCTCCCCCTTAAATACTACTCTAGTTAAATAGATAGCTAGTAACCAAAAACTTTATAGAAATTACATTATAGCATATATGGTATTGTTTACTGGTACTTATCGAGGTTTGTTTCACTTATCTCGCTCGTAAGGTAAGGTAATATAGTAGGCAGTAAGGCATTGGTACGAAGTTGCACGCTTGAATCTCTTCTTCTATTCTCTTGACTTACACCTTACACTtctatatttgttatttatttttggcgTATAAACCTCGGGattatttctttcatataaACCTCTAATCCCGAAAGcttattcattaattaattattattattacatatAGTTATAAGTTCCAATTTCATCAAggaatttttcaattaatgaTAACTTCCATTTTACCTTAAATTAATCAACAAGTGAATTAAGACTTAAATTTTGACTCCAAAACATAAAACCGACCAAGTGATGAAGGTTTAATCTTTTATGATCTTAAACGTAACCAAAGTTCTTGATAGGTTACAAAATCAACCAATATAAGTATGagcaaaaaagaaacccaATACACAAATACAaattcttctaaattttctttgttcttcgttTCGAGTTCTAATTTTTATACATACAATTATGCCGATCAACCTCGAAAACGGGTTCCAAGCCGAAACCTTCTCCTCGACAATACCAATGCCAATGGCAGCGGTTCGGTCTATGCTCAAGCCTCCGACTTCCAATGGTTCGTACAAACCCCAATCAAAACTTCAAACTAATAATTGTAACAATGGAGTCGAAATAGTCGAGTCCATGGTTACACCGTCTACCTTGGGCCACTACCTAGCCCGCCGCCTCGTTCAAATTGGCGTCTCGGATATCTTCTCGGTTCCAGGCGACTCCAATCTCGTGCTGCTCGATTACTTCGTGGCAGAAAAAGGCCTAAACCTTGTGGGGTGTTGTAGCGAGCTCAATGCTGGGTATGCCGCTGATGGCTACGCCAGACGCCGTGGCGTTGGTGCCTGTGTTGTCACCTTCACTGTGGGTGGGCTCAGCCTGATCAACGCCATTGCCGGTGCTTACTCAGAGGATCTTCCTCTGGTTTGCATCGTGGGTGCACCAAACTCGAACGAATATGGGAGTAACAAGATTCTCCACCATACCATTGGCCTGCCGGATTTCAGTCAAGAGCTCCGATGCTTTCAAAATGTCACCTGTTATCAGGTAGTCTTACTGAAATGGGTGTGTAAATTTTTGACGGGTCTCTGcttttttgctctgttttgctGTTAATTTCCTATGGGTCTCTGTTTTTTAGCTCTGTTTTGCTGTAAATTTTTATGGGTCTCTGTTTATGAGCTATGTTTTTCTGTAATTCTTTATGGGTCTCTGTTTATGAGCTCTGTTTTTCTGTAAATTTTTATGGGTCTCTGTTTTTTAGCTCTGTTTTGCTGTAAATTTCTATGGGTCTCTGTTTTTTAGCTCTGTTTTGCTGTAAATTTCTATGGGTCTCTGTTTATGAGCTCTGTTTTTCTGTAAATTTTTATGAGTCTCTGTTTTTGAGCTCCGTTTGGCTGTAAATTTTTATGGGTCTCTGTTTTTGAGCTCTGTTTTGCTGTTCTTGTGGCTGTAGGCAGTGATCAACAATTTGGAAGACGCACAATGGGAGATCGATACTGCAATTTCGAAGTGTTTGGAACAGAGCAAGCCCGTTTATATCAGCATTTCTTGCAATTTGGCGGCCATTCCTCATCCTTCTTTCTCTATGAAACAATTCCTTCCACTCTCCATCTCTTCCAAGCAAACTAACCAAATGGGTTTGGAGATGGCGGTGGAGATGGCAGCTCAGCTTCTAAACACCGCCGTTAAACCCGTCATGGTCGGCGGAAAGAAGCTGCGAGTAGCTAAAGCACAAGCGGCGTTCGTGGAGCTAGCCGATGTTTGCGACTACGCAGTCGCCGTTACGCCGTCGGCTAAAGGCATGTTCCCGGAGAACCACCGTCATTTCATCGGAACTTACTGGGGATCACTCAGCTCAGCCTTCTGCGGCGAGACAGTGGAAATCGCCGACGCCTCAATCTTCGCCGGAGCTATTTTCGACGAACTGGAAACCGTCGGCTACTCGCTTTCGTACAAGAAGAATAAGGCGATTATTGTAGAATCGGACCGCGTTGTGTTTCCAAATGGGCCGAGTTTTGGGCCGATTTTAATGAAGGACTTTCTTCGGGCCCTTGCTAAGCGGCTCAAGCCCAATCCAACAGCTTACGAGAATTATACTCGGATTTATATTCCAAAGTCGGGTCCTACCCAGTCGGAGCCGGGCGAGGCCTTGCGGGTCAATGTCCTTTTCAAACATATACAAAAAATGCTGTCGGGAAACATGGCGGTAATTTCTGAAGCCGGTGATTCATGGTTTCACTGTCAAAAACTAGAATTACCACGATCATGCGGGTAAAATTCTTCCCAAACTTTAAACTCAATGGGTTAAATATTATGAGTACGATAATGGAATAATCTTCGGAGAAATATAGGTTCGAGATGCAGCTGGTTTATGCCTCCATCGGGTGGTCTCTCGGCGCCACGCTCGGCTACGCTCAAGCTTCACCCGAGGATCGTGTGGTTCTTTGCATTGGCGATGGGAGCTTCCAggtaaattttcattcatatgatattatccactttgagcataaattctcgtggctttgcttttgatttcccaagaggtctcgtaccaatggaatCGAGCTAGGACTCCTCTCCGAACAATCCTAAAAAATCCTCCCCTTAACagagtacaccatagagcctcccctgaagcctatggagctctcgaacagaCTCCCCTAAATCGAGTCTCAACTCCTTTTCTAGAGCCTTCGAACAAACTACATCacttgttcgacactttagtcacttttgactacaccatcgaaactcacaacttctttgtttgatatttgaaaattctattgacataacacaattaagggcatgactctgataccatgttagaaaccacaactcttcacaatggtatgatatggtccactttgaccataaactctcatagtattccttacttatgaTTAACTGACGTAGAGattctctcccaacaattcttaaaatactctcGAAATTTTACTCCATTTTTTCACTGTTtctgtttaaaaataaacagatGGCTCCACAAGATTTGTCAACAATGCTACGGTTAGGCCAGAGAAACataatatttctaataaaCAACGGTGGATACACAATCGAAGTCGAGATTCACGACGGCCCGTACAATGTCATCAAGAACTGGGACTACACGGGTCTAGTCGAGGCCATGCACAATCAAACCGGTAACTGTTGGACGACCAaggtatgtttttttaaacaaagtatAGTTAATTGAGATGCATAAAGTAGTTAAGAACAATGTTTGAATATT includes these proteins:
- the LOC111803735 gene encoding pyruvate decarboxylase 1-like, producing MPINLENGFQAETFSSTIPMPMAAVRSMLKPPTSNGSYKPQSKLQTNNCNNGVEIVESMVTPSTLGHYLARRLVQIGVSDIFSVPGDSNLVLLDYFVAEKGLNLVGCCSELNAGYAADGYARRRGVGACVVTFTVGGLSLINAIAGAYSEDLPLVCIVGAPNSNEYGSNKILHHTIGLPDFSQELRCFQNVTCYQAVINNLEDAQWEIDTAISKCLEQSKPVYISISCNLAAIPHPSFSMKQFLPLSISSKQTNQMGLEMAVEMAAQLLNTAVKPVMVGGKKLRVAKAQAAFVELADVCDYAVAVTPSAKGMFPENHRHFIGTYWGSLSSAFCGETVEIADASIFAGAIFDELETVGYSLSYKKNKAIIVESDRVVFPNGPSFGPILMKDFLRALAKRLKPNPTAYENYTRIYIPKSGPTQSEPGEALRVNVLFKHIQKMLSGNMAVISEAGDSWFHCQKLELPRSCGFEMQLVYASIGWSLGATLGYAQASPEDRVVLCIGDGSFQMAPQDLSTMLRLGQRNIIFLINNGGYTIEVEIHDGPYNVIKNWDYTGLVEAMHNQTGNCWTTKVETEEELVKAIEMATGDKNECLCFIEAIVHRDDTSKELLDFGNKLAATNSRPPK
- the LOC111804203 gene encoding ERBB-3 BINDING PROTEIN 1-like, with the translated sequence MHWLSGSFAEWVKSLWLNNPFPHNWIMKATLPRCSLYGSFAPRAIGYFAGDHIAHIKYTVLLMPNGSDRITSHAMQQLQPTKSW